In Corylus avellana chromosome ca8, CavTom2PMs-1.0, the genomic stretch agaggaatgatagggacccaacttttttgcccaacaaaagtccaacttttgccttatttattttaaaaaaataaaataaaataaaaaatggaaaaaatgtttaaagtaaccctatctattttttgtctttattttatttggtattttttttaaaatgaaaaatgatattttttttcataataatgtcattttttttaagaaaatgtcattattatgaagaaaaatactatttttcattttaaaaaaatactaaataaaagaaatgccaaaaatagatagggttgcttcagacatttttttcatttttcattttggtttttttttttaaaaaaataaaaggtaaaagttgNNNNNNNNNNNNNNNNNNNNNNNNNNNNNNNNNNNNNNNNNNNNNNNNNNNNNNNNNNNNNNNNNNNNNNNNNNNNNNNNNNNNNNNNNNNNNNNNNNNNggaaaaaaaaaatttaaaggaaaagaaattaatttacaGGCTTGCCGTTATTGTAGCCGTAATACGAGAGGTACCACCTAACAAACTTCTTCAACCCGGTTTGCAAATCGGTCGTCGGCTTGTACCCGAGTTCTCTTCGGGCCAAGCTGATGTTCGCGTGCGTGTAGGGGACGTCACCGTTTCCGGGCATGTCCACGTAGTTCCTCTTCGCCTTCTTCTTTAAATGCTTCTCTAGGATGCTCACAAGCGTCGGTACGGTCACCGGCGACGTGTTGCCCAGATTGAATATCCGGTACGGGGCGGGCCCCCGCTTCCTCCCACCCGACCCGGTACTCTTTCCGGCCGTGTCCAATGACCCCAAACAACCCTTCACAATATCATCGATGAAGGTGAAGTCTCGGGCCAAGTCGACCCGGTTCTTGCCCCGGTATATCGTAATCGGTTTGCCCTGAAGAATGTTCCGGGTGAAAGAGAAGTACGCCATGTCGGGTCTCCCCCAGGGACCGTACACGGTGAAAAATCTCAAGCCGGTAATCGAGAGGCCGTAAATGTGGTTATACGTGTGGGTGATTTCCTCGCCGGCTTTCTTGGTGGCAGCGTAGAGACTGGCGGGCTGGTCTGTCCGATCCAACTCCGAAAAGGGTGCGTTCTCGTTGAGGCCGTATACGGAGCTTGACGAGGCCCAGACGATTGCCGGCTGAGGGTTCGCCGTCTTGCAGGCCTCGAGGAGCGTGACGAGGGCTGCTATGTTGCTGTGTACGTACGATTGGGGGTTTTCCATGGCGTACCTGACACCCGCCTGAGCCGCCAAGTGCATCACGTGGGTGAAGGCCACCACGTCGAAGAGCTTGCCCACCAGCCTCGCGTCGTTCACGTCGCCTTCGACAACGAAGATCCCGTTATTGCTCAGAAGGGACTTGCGGGCCTTCTTCAACGACGGGTCGTAGTAGTTGTTGAAGATGTCGAGCCCAACGACGCCGTCCCCGCGCTTTTTCAACGCGAGCGACACGTGCGACCCGACGAAACCAGCAGCACCGGTAACCAGGACGGACATGCCGCCGGATCGGTGGATCTGGGCGGAAGAGCGAACCTGCTTCTCCCACTGGATGCCGCCCCAGGAGGCCGACAAGTACCGGCTACCGGAATCGACGAAACTCTGGAAACTCAAATACGAGGCCGTGAGGGCGATCAAGAATAGCGCCCACAAGAACATAGTACTGGTGGAAGCGAAACATCGGTGGAACTGGCGGTTCATGGCGTTGGACCGCTCGATCTTGAACTTCCCCGGCGTTGACGGGAACAGTTCTTCCTGCAATGAAggcattttattttgaaaatggGGATATATAATttgtactatttttcttttcttttcttttctttaataagAGAATTTTGTTGTATAATTtgggtaaaaaaagaaaaaaaggatataGGAGTTTGGATTGGAGAGGAAGGAAGGAACAGATGCAGATgaggaaaaacaaaatgggAAGGATTTTCACTTTGCTGCACCTGCTAATGGAGGGGAGGGGAATGCGGGTTATATATAGCCCCGCAAAGAAACGACAACTCTACGCGTGAACGCGTTAAAGGACGGCCAGATCGGAATATGAGAGATAATAAAGAAACAAGGGACGTGTTCTTGGACTTTCTGACAAACAGAGTGTATCCActgtaatataaatatatacgcgggatttttattttattttatttttttaattaactgtCTCCAAGAAACTGCTTTATTTAATTAAGGGAGTGACCGTAAAAtctactcttctttttttttttttcttctttttttttctttttttaataatgaaattAGTAAACTGATCATATTATATTTTGTGCATTTGGAGGAGTCTGTGATTTAGtggaattgaaaaatgaaattagaGATAGGGTTGTTTGGGTCTTTTGGAAAAGGGAAAGCTTGAGCTGGGTGCATTCGAATATTGTCatcactttgttttttgttttttgtcctaTTTTCTCCCTTGACCAAAAGAGGATGGATGATACAATATTACCCATCACCGGAAGAAGCGGTCTTGACTGGGGAGAAGTTGATAAAAG encodes the following:
- the LOC132190582 gene encoding UDP-glucuronate 4-epimerase 1-like produces the protein MPSLQEELFPSTPGKFKIERSNAMNRQFHRCFASTSTMFLWALFLIALTASYLSFQSFVDSGSRYLSASWGGIQWEKQVRSSAQIHRSGGMSVLVTGAAGFVGSHVSLALKKRGDGVVGLDIFNNYYDPSLKKARKSLLSNNGIFVVEGDVNDARLVGKLFDVVAFTHVMHLAAQAGVRYAMENPQSYVHSNIAALVTLLEACKTANPQPAIVWASSSSVYGLNENAPFSELDRTDQPASLYAATKKAGEEITHTYNHIYGLSITGLRFFTVYGPWGRPDMAYFSFTRNILQGKPITIYRGKNRVDLARDFTFIDDIVKGCLGSLDTAGKSTGSGGRKRGPAPYRIFNLGNTSPVTVPTLVSILEKHLKKKAKRNYVDMPGNGDVPYTHANISLARRELGYKPTTDLQTGLKKFVRWYLSYYGYNNGKPVN